The genomic DNA AAATAAAAAAGGTATTCATAAATTGTTTGCCTTGCTTAATATAATTAAATTAGCTTTTAAATGCCGCTGCATTTTTACGGAACATAATATCTCATCTGTAATAAGCGTCGGCGGATATAGCTCCGCTCCAGCTTCTTTTGGGGCGGTTATATTTAGAAAAAAGCTATTTATACATGAACAAAACGCTATAAAAGGTAAATTAAATTCTATTTTAAAACCATTTTGTAAGAAATTTTTTAGCTCATACGGAACAGATACCTATGACTATCCTATAGATATAAAATTTTTTAATACGGCTAGAGTTAGAAATGAGTTAAAAACTATACTTTTTTTAGGCGGTTCTCAGGGTGCTAGTTTTATAAATAGTTTAGCTTTAAATTTAGCTTTAAATTTAAAAAATCATAATATTAATATCATACATCAATGCGGAGCAAAAGAGTTAGAAACAACCAGATCCAAATATAACGAAATGGGCGTTGAAGCCGTTGTATTTGATTTTAGTAACGAGATCGAAGTATATATGCAAAAATCCGATTTATGTATAAGCAGAGCCGGAGCAAGTACTCTTTGGGAGCTTTGCGCAAATGCACTTCCTACTATATTTATACCGTATCCTTACGCCGCTAGCAATCATCAATTTTACAATGCTAAGTTTTTGCTAGATAGTAATCTAGCTAAAATTTATGAGCAGAATGGATTAGATAAAAATATACTATTTACGGATATTATGAATTTAGATATAAATAGTATTTCAATGGGTTTAAGAAATATCGTTTCTCCAAACGGTGCTAAGATAATTATAGATAAAATCTTAAAACAATAACAATAAAAAATATTAATTAAACTTTTTTAACATTTTTTATATATTTTATATGTAAATTTAAGCTATTTTTAGCATATTTTCTTTTAAAAAGTATGGAAAATACTTGAATAAAGTTAAAAAATAATGTACAATATGCTATTTTAAAATTTTAAATAAAGGATTTGAAATGACAAAGGCAGAATTTGTGGGCTTAGTTGCTTCTAAAGCTGGACTTACAAAAAAAGACACTGAGCTTGCACTTGACGGTTTCCTTGGAAGTATAAGCGAAGTTTTAACAAAAGGTGATAGTGTAACTTTTGTAGGATTTGGTACATTTGGAGTAACTGAAAGAGCCGCTAGAACAGCCAAAGTTCCAAGTACAGGAAAAGAAATAAAAGTACCTGCTAAAAAAGCTGTTAAATTTAAAGTAGGTAAGAATCTTAAAGATGCAGTTGCAAGCGCTGGTTGCGGCAGTTCAAAATGTTCAACTAAAAAGAAATAATTTAAGCCCCTTCTGCAAAGAAGGGCTTTTATCCACATATTTTTTAAAATTTAAAAACTAAATTTTAAATTTAAGCTTCTTTCCTGTTTGTTTTTATATTTATTATTTTTTCTATATCAATAAAATATTTTAATATTTTATATATCAATGTTTATTTTGTCAATTTTGTAATAAATTTGTGACTCAAATTTATAAATAAAGTGTGCTATAATATATATTTTATTTTGCTTTAGGGAGGATGTATGGAGTATTTAAAAGGAAATATTGATTATATTATTATATCTATTCTTGTTTTTATGAGTTTTTTAGTGGTTTGGTTCAGCATTGAAAGAGTGCTTTTTTATCTAAAGGTTGATCCTAAAAAATACGTCAGCAAAAATCTCTTTGAAGAGGACCTTACAAAAAATCTTACGATACTCTATATCATCTACACGAATGCACCTTATATAGGACTTTTAGGTACTGTGGCAGGCATTATGATAACATTTTATGATATGGGTATGAGCGGAGGAATCGATACTAAGTCTATAATGATAGGTTTATCTTTAGCACTTAAAGCTACTGCTTTAGGACTTATAGTTGCTATACCTACACTTATAATTTATAATGGATTTATAAGAAAAGTAGATGTTTTTTTAAACAGATATGAGAGCTAGATATGAGACTTGCTAAAAGAGACGGATTAAATATAGTTCCTTTTATAGATATTATGCTTGTTTTGCTCGCTATTGTTCTTAGTATTTCTACTTTTATTGCCGAAGGAAATATTAAAGTCGATTTGCCAAAAGCTCAAAGTGCTACAAATAGCGATGAAAGTGCAAGAGTGATAATAGCTATCGATAAAAATTCTAATATATTTATAGATGATAAACTTGTTTTAGAAAATGAGATCGCATATAAAATATCAAATATCAGTCCAGAAACTTTAATTATATTAAGAAGCGATAAAAGTAGTAAATTTAAGTCTTTCATTAAGGTTATTGATGCATTAAAAAGTCAAAATCATGAGAAATTTGCTATATCTGCTAAGGTAAGCAATGAATAGTTTTATTGGATTTTTTATATCTTTGTTGCTGCATGCGGGGTTAATTTTCGGATTTATTTTGCTAAACGCGAAAGACTCTGCAGATCAGATCCAAAACGAGCAACTTTTAAAACTCACTTTCTCAAATTTAAATAGTTTAGAAGATATACCAAAACCATATGAAGAAGTTTCCGAACCTATTATAGAAGAGAAAAAAGAGGTTGATCAAGCGCCTCAAAAAAAGATAATAGAAAAAAAGATAGAACAAATCTATACTAAAAAGATAATCAAGCATACAAAACCCGATAAAAAACAAGAACAAACTCCTAAAAAACAGATTGTTCAAAACATTGAAACAAAGCAGATGCCAGGCATAGATCCGAATTTAAAAAGTATTGCTCAAAATAGCATTGAGCAAAAAATATTTGATCAAAATACCAATCAAAATAAAATAGAACAGCAGCCAAAAAACACCGTAAACGAAAATATGATTATAGGAACAAAAATAAGAAATATTATAGCAAACTATGCTAGAAAAAATTACCCTAACTCTGCAAGGAGAAAAAGACAAACTGGAATTGTAAAAGTTTCGTTTATGTATAAAGCTAGCGGAGAAGTAACTAACGTAAAAATAGACCATAGCTCGACGTATATGGTTTTAGATGAAGCTGTTTTAACTGCTATACAAAAGACAAAATCCAAATTTCCATCTATCAAAAATGATACGAATTTCCAAATTGAAGTTGAGTTTAGTTTAAGCTGAAACAAAAATTCAGCCAAAATTGGCTAGAATTATATACATGAGAATAGATAAATTTTTAAATACCGTTAATATCACCAAACGCCGCGCTATCAGCGAAGATATGTGCAAAAGCGGAGTTATTAGCATAAATGATAAGCTTGCTAAACCTAGCAAAGAAGTCAAAGTAGGCGATAAAATAACTATAAAGTTTCTTGCTAGAGAAGTAAGCTATATGGTCATTTCGCTTCCTACTTTAAAAACCATACCAAAAAGCGAGCAAGAGAAGTATGTTAAAGAGATTTGAGTTAGGCGTAGATGAGCTTGATTTGATAGTTAAAGAGCTTCCGAAATCCGGAGTTATAGTACTTCAAGGAGATCTTGCAAGCGGTAAAACAACTCTTGTAAAATCCATCGTAAAATCTGCTGGTATAAATGAAAATGTTTCATCGCCGACTTTTAGCGTGATGCAAAATTATGGTAATATTTATCATTATGATATATATCAAAACGGTTTTGAGTCGATTAAAAAAAACGGTTTGTTTGAAAATTTCTTTGAGGATGGGCTTCACATAGTTG from Campylobacter fetus subsp. fetus includes the following:
- a CDS encoding energy transducer TonB — its product is MNSFIGFFISLLLHAGLIFGFILLNAKDSADQIQNEQLLKLTFSNLNSLEDIPKPYEEVSEPIIEEKKEVDQAPQKKIIEKKIEQIYTKKIIKHTKPDKKQEQTPKKQIVQNIETKQMPGIDPNLKSIAQNSIEQKIFDQNTNQNKIEQQPKNTVNENMIIGTKIRNIIANYARKNYPNSARRKRQTGIVKVSFMYKASGEVTNVKIDHSSTYMVLDEAVLTAIQKTKSKFPSIKNDTNFQIEVEFSLS
- a CDS encoding UDP-N-acetylglucosamine--N-acetylmuramyl-(pentapeptide) pyrophosphoryl-undecaprenol N-acetylglucosamine transferase, which encodes MIAITGGGTGGHLAIAKALAIELKNRGENVIFIGSNSGQDRMWFEHSDIFKFKYFFPSRGVVNKKGIHKLFALLNIIKLAFKCRCIFTEHNISSVISVGGYSSAPASFGAVIFRKKLFIHEQNAIKGKLNSILKPFCKKFFSSYGTDTYDYPIDIKFFNTARVRNELKTILFLGGSQGASFINSLALNLALNLKNHNINIIHQCGAKELETTRSKYNEMGVEAVVFDFSNEIEVYMQKSDLCISRAGASTLWELCANALPTIFIPYPYAASNHQFYNAKFLLDSNLAKIYEQNGLDKNILFTDIMNLDINSISMGLRNIVSPNGAKIIIDKILKQ
- the tsaE gene encoding tRNA (adenosine(37)-N6)-threonylcarbamoyltransferase complex ATPase subunit type 1 TsaE; translated protein: MLKRFELGVDELDLIVKELPKSGVIVLQGDLASGKTTLVKSIVKSAGINENVSSPTFSVMQNYGNIYHYDIYQNGFESIKKNGLFENFFEDGLHIVEWGDENLINMLGKYEIKVCVVKISVLNDKRIYEVDFA
- the exbD gene encoding TonB system transport protein ExbD; translated protein: MRLAKRDGLNIVPFIDIMLVLLAIVLSISTFIAEGNIKVDLPKAQSATNSDESARVIIAIDKNSNIFIDDKLVLENEIAYKISNISPETLIILRSDKSSKFKSFIKVIDALKSQNHEKFAISAKVSNE
- the exbB gene encoding TonB-system energizer ExbB; protein product: MEYLKGNIDYIIISILVFMSFLVVWFSIERVLFYLKVDPKKYVSKNLFEEDLTKNLTILYIIYTNAPYIGLLGTVAGIMITFYDMGMSGGIDTKSIMIGLSLALKATALGLIVAIPTLIIYNGFIRKVDVFLNRYES
- a CDS encoding HU family DNA-binding protein, with protein sequence MTKAEFVGLVASKAGLTKKDTELALDGFLGSISEVLTKGDSVTFVGFGTFGVTERAARTAKVPSTGKEIKVPAKKAVKFKVGKNLKDAVASAGCGSSKCSTKKK
- a CDS encoding RNA-binding S4 domain-containing protein encodes the protein MRIDKFLNTVNITKRRAISEDMCKSGVISINDKLAKPSKEVKVGDKITIKFLAREVSYMVISLPTLKTIPKSEQEKYVKEI